GTTGAATCTTCGTCTTCAACCTTCACCTTCCTCTTCACCTCtgcaactctctctctctttctcactctcACATACTCTTTCCAGCTCCAACGTTCTACAACAATGAGAAGACCAAAATCCAAGGAGTTTCGGAAGCAACAACGTCTCTCAGAAGAGGAAGAGATAAAGCTCTTGGATTCATGGATCCAATCCCAGAAACCAAACTCTGGTTCCAACCCAATGTCACTGCCTCCACTCCCCAAAGACGCCCCCGTTGGCCGTATCGACGACACCACGTTCTCGCGCTACGCCGGCGTCAACCGCTTCAGCCACTTGCCTCTGTCCAAGAAAACCATTGACGGCTTGCGTGATGCTAAGTTCGTTGCCATGACTGATATACAGAGAGCTTCTCTTCCCCACGCGCTTTGCGGCCGTGATGTGCTTGGCGCCGCCAAAACTGGCTCCGGCAAAACGCTTGCTTTCATCATTCCGGTGAGTGCTTCAATTGATTTAGGATTAGGGTTTCTTTGCTTTTTGATAGATAGCTTGTATGGTGAAATTATCCTATGAAAAATAGTAAATGATGTTTTTTCAGTGACTGTTACTTGAATTTTATTCTAATTCTAACAGAAGTTATCCTTAGCTAACTGAATTTTatgtttcatttcatttttagtTAGTTGACTAACTGAGAGTTAGTTTTGGATTAAGGACTAACTGAATAGGTTAGTTTGTTAGCTGATGCAATGTACAAAGGATAATGATTAATAGCCCGAAAGGCTATTCAACGAAACAGAGAAGTGCATCAATGTTGTTGATCTTTAATGATTCAGTCCgactttgattttttaaattagtgATTTCATCTGCTAATTCTGCTTTTGTTCTAACAGAAGTTACCCTTAGCTTActgaattttttgtttcattttcatttttagttAGTTAACTAACTAAATAGGTTAGTTTGTTAGCTGATGTAATGTACAAAGGACAATGATTGGTAGCCCGAAAGGCTATTCGACGAAACAGACGAATGCATCAATGTTGTTGATCTTTAATGATTCAGTCCTATTTTGGTTTTGTAATTAGTGACTTCATCTGCTTTTGGATAATTATACATGTTTGTCTGATTCGTTTCGGTACTATATAGCAATCCTCATGTACAAAACTAACAGGATAGATAAAATCCAGAAGGAAGGATTCATTTCTTGGTGATTCAGATTCATTCCCCAAAATTTTCTGTCTTTCATATTGTTCTTATGCATTTTTCCCAGTGACCAAATTACTTAGCATGATGACTAAATTAATTGACAAATACACATTTAGGAACTTCaatcaaatttttaatgattctGGGATTAATATGGCTGATCTTTTATCCTTCATGGACTAATTTGATTATCCTCTGTTATCTTATTCTtgcttaattatttttatattttgttttactGGTTTTTTGGGGGTTTGTTTGATGGTGGGTTATGAATGAAGGTGTTGGAGAAGCTACATAGAGAGAGATGGGGACCTGAGGATGGAGTTGGCAGCATTATCATATCCCCTACGAGAGAATTAGCTGGTCAGTTATTTGATGTGTTGAAGGCTGTTGGGAAGTACCATGGTTTTAGTGCTGGCCTCCTCATTGGCGGTCGCAAGGATGTTAACATGGAGAAAGAGCGTGTCAATGAGCTCAACATCTTGATCTGCACACCTGGTCGCCTTCTACAGCACATGGATGAAACTCCCAACTTTGATTGTTCGCAGATGCAGGTTAATATCATCTTTCGTTTTTACTTTTTCtattctgttttttttctttttatgtggAATAGATTACCCTCAATCCTACTCTGAAATGAGAgatataatttcattttattagcTCAAGCTCTTCTTCCTTGTGTTTTTCGTTATAATTCGGTATCTGCAATCTGCCTGCCAGAGTAACCTTCACAAATTTTTGGTTCCATTTTAGAGGTTTCGTTTGTGTGGAAACAAAATCTATATGTTGATTTTTTACATGGTTTTAGCCTTTGTAAGACGTAAAATATCAATTTAAAGCCGTTAGggatgaaaatattaaagggAAAGAATGGTTGGTGTGTAcgaggaaaaataaaattatcttattttaagaggggatatttttcattttagaaaTGTTTAAGGGGGGTTAGGTCGTTAGgagtatattaatatattaattagagTAATAGCTAAAGCGTGATGCACAAGAGAGACACCTTTATGGGAATGGTTCCCCTGAGTTACCCTCCATGCCTTCTCTTGTTCATTTTAGTTTTTTCATGGATTGACATATTAATATGCTGCTGTTGTGTATGGTTGGTGGGCAATACAAGGTTGTTAGAGCTGTATTCTTTATCCCCTGGTGTGCTACTGCATGTTCACTGGATTGTAATTTTCCAGTCTTTGGAAGCACTCCACTCTTGAATCTTGATGTGCCCGGGCTGTTTTTGATTCTTCTATGGTTCGAGAGCCTTACTGTGCCCTGCTACTTGTTGCTGCCACCGAAACTGctagtttttgtttttcctGGTGCTGTTTCACTACTGTAATTGTTAGGCTTTATGTTTTTGCTGTTCTTTTCCTTGCTTCTTTGTTACTGTCTTTCCTTTCTTTATGTTGCTGAGTTTTATTAGTTCAGTTGGGGGAACTTTTTCCGCATGAGTTTATTCATTAATATATGATTTCacctttcaaaaaataaatataatcctgTATTTTAGGAGAGTGGATATAATTTTTTCACAGAGTGTATTAGGGGGTTAGGACAGATCCTCTGTCCCACATAGAACCAGGTCAAGAACATATGCGTTAAAGAAACAAATAGATATAAATACTCTCAGTTAAAGCTACCCTTCCATTTTCAATAATTAAACGAAATCAATTAAAATACAGTTGTAGGATAAAAACAATGTAGCAAACCTGCAAAGATCTTTTTGCTGCCTGAGAAACTTTATAAACTGGATCAAATTGCGCACGCTTGACCATGGATAGTTATCATTACATTTTTTGTAGATATAGCTGATCATTAAATGAACTTTTTGGATACAGGTTTTAGTACTAGATGAGGCTGATCGTATTCTCGACAGTGGATTCAAGAAGGATCTAAATGCAATAATCTCACAGCTGCCAAAACGTAGACAAACCTTTCTTTTCTCAGCCACTCAAACAAAGTCGATTCAAGATCTTGCAAGACTAAGTTTGAAAGACCCAGAGTATCTGAGTGTGCACGAAGAGTCTGTGACTGCCACTCCTACTCTCTTGAAGCAAATTGTGATGATTGTTCCTCTGGATCAGAAGTTAGATATGCTGTGGAGTTTCATAAAGACACATCTTCAGTCAAAAACACTTGTCTTTCTTTCGAGCTGTAAACAGGTGAATCTACTTCTCTGCCCTTTCTTTCACATGAAGAGAATCATATGTTGTAGGCTTCTATTACACTGCCATGCCATATGATACGCTATTCCTGTTGATGATTAGCCAATACATGACAAGCCATAATTTTCAATAGTTTTTATGAACTTGAGAGTTGTCTCATTAGTTTAGTATTTAATGCCCTATTAAATATTTGCTTTGCTGTATTTGTGACTTCAGGGTTTAGTCTGCTTGCATAATTTTTGTTGTGCTGATTACAATTATTGTaataaataggcttttaaagGATTACTGGCTTGAATTGTTGGTATTTCTTATATGCTAAGGGTTGATGATTTCCATTTAAAAGGTTTTCTGTTGATTTTATCTTGTGTGTTTTTGGTGCAAATTTCATTCCTTGTGCTTAACTATCTTCCATAACATTCGCATCCCTGCTTAATAGGTAAAATTTGTCTTTGAAGCATTTAAGAAACTGCACCCTGGCATACCGCTGAAGTGCCTTCATGGGAGGATGAAGCAGGAAAGAAGAATGGCAATATATTCTGAGTTCTGTGAGAAGCGCTCAGTTCTCTTCTCAACTGATGTGGCTGCGAGAGGCCTTGATTTTAATAAGGCGGTTGACTGGGTTGTTCAGGTAAGTAGtctcttgctttgtttctggtcGTGGCCCAAGTGTTTGGGCCTTTGAtgctttccttttttctttggGGGAAGGGATGTGTAGGGTATTATTTATTGGTAAGAAATAGTTTGTTATTATGGTCAGAGTCTCACTTTTTTCTTAATATGTAGGTTGATTGTCCTGAGAATGTAGCATCTTACATACATAGAGTTGGCCGTACTGCTCGTTATAAATCCGTTGGAAAGtcagttttgtttcttttgcctTCAGAAGTTGAAATGCTTGAAAGATTAAAAGCAGCAAAGGTTCCAGTGCATCTTACCAAGGTACATTTGCTCTGCAAATCAATAGTATGCATGTAATTCCAATTTGTGTTTGAACATCAAGGTGCCAGTTTTGAAGATGTCACTTTCTTTTATGGTTCATTCTTAATATTATGTTTTTTCTGACATATTTTCTCACTATGGTTTTTCAATTGCTGATTGTTTAGCCAAGGAAAGAACTACTGCAACCAGTTTCTGGTTTGTTGGCATCTTTACTGATCAAGTATCCTGACCTGCAACCTCGGGCTCAAAGGGCATTTGTCACATATTTGAGATCCATCCATATCCAAAAGGATAAAGAGATCTTTGATGTTTTGAAACTACCTATTGACGAGTATTCAGCATCATTAGGCTTGCCAATGACTCCCAAAGTCCGATTTCTAAACCAGAAAATTAAGTCTAAAGCGGTGTCAACAACATCGGTTTTAGCTGAACCAGAAGATTCAAATAAGGAAAATGACTTTGTGGTTTCAACAAATAAGCTAGACACAATTGCTTTGAAGGATGAGGAAACTGATGATGATCTTCTTCGGGCAGCTGATACCTCAAATGAAGGCGATGTGAAGTCATCTGAAATTACAGAAATAATGTATGCTCCCTTATACATGTTCCCAGTAGCACAAAAATATATGTTGATTTTACTTTCTGATAATGCTACTTTAATTGCTTTATATCACATAGGGAGTAGACTAGTCTTTCTGGTTTCAAAATTACCAAGACAGATGGACATTTCACATAAAATTTAATGATGGCTTGTGAAATTCATAATCAGAGTAGTCTCGAgtttcttcctcctttctttttcttacCTATTTGATTCTATCCTATGCAGGCCAGCAACTCGTctattgaagaaaaagaagctcaagattaATGTTCACAGACCATTGGGCACTCGGGTTGTATTTGATGATGAAGGCAACACACTTCCTCCGCTAGCCAGGATTGCTGACACACATGGTGGCAAGGAATCATTGCTTCTTGACCCAGGTATGCCTACTCGAAGCTAGGATAATATTTACAATTTTGCATGGGGAAATCTTTGCTTGTATATGTGTAAAGCTGTGAATTGGATTTGCTAGAATCTTGTCCTACACGTGTATCAAATTTTCTGTTTTGTCAGTTGACTGTAAACTATAATCTTTAGCTATGGTCTTTGTTTGGGAAGTTAAATTGGACGTGTGATTCTGATTTTGACAAATAGGCCTAGTTTATCAAGTTGGAATGAGAACCTTCTCTCTTTTCGATAATGCTAAACGTGCATCTTTGTGTCAAATGCCAATTCtttccttattttttatttcattaaactAAAATGGAGACAAACGCCCAAAGGTTAATGCTGTCATCATCATATATATAGGTGCAGCACAACAAATCTTGAGAATAATGAAAATAGAGAATAACAAGGAAATTCGCTTTTCT
This is a stretch of genomic DNA from Lotus japonicus ecotype B-129 chromosome 1, LjGifu_v1.2. It encodes these proteins:
- the LOC130733127 gene encoding DEAD-box ATP-dependent RNA helicase 32, producing MRRPKSKEFRKQQRLSEEEEIKLLDSWIQSQKPNSGSNPMSLPPLPKDAPVGRIDDTTFSRYAGVNRFSHLPLSKKTIDGLRDAKFVAMTDIQRASLPHALCGRDVLGAAKTGSGKTLAFIIPVLEKLHRERWGPEDGVGSIIISPTRELAGQLFDVLKAVGKYHGFSAGLLIGGRKDVNMEKERVNELNILICTPGRLLQHMDETPNFDCSQMQVLVLDEADRILDSGFKKDLNAIISQLPKRRQTFLFSATQTKSIQDLARLSLKDPEYLSVHEESVTATPTLLKQIVMIVPLDQKLDMLWSFIKTHLQSKTLVFLSSCKQVKFVFEAFKKLHPGIPLKCLHGRMKQERRMAIYSEFCEKRSVLFSTDVAARGLDFNKAVDWVVQVDCPENVASYIHRVGRTARYKSVGKSVLFLLPSEVEMLERLKAAKVPVHLTKPRKELLQPVSGLLASLLIKYPDLQPRAQRAFVTYLRSIHIQKDKEIFDVLKLPIDEYSASLGLPMTPKVRFLNQKIKSKAVSTTSVLAEPEDSNKENDFVVSTNKLDTIALKDEETDDDLLRAADTSNEGDVKSSEITEIMPATRLLKKKKLKINVHRPLGTRVVFDDEGNTLPPLARIADTHGGKESLLLDPEQKAEYYKRMRADLKKADKEDKLVERKRLREKRMKQKMKLKAGNAEEEDSEVDNSGSEGDEAVDRRHKKSKIYFDSDSDGGERNEVTGRGANISADSITLEEQEALALKLLNSMHS